One stretch of Halobacillus litoralis DNA includes these proteins:
- the fliY gene encoding flagellar motor switch phosphatase FliY, protein MSDDMLSQDEIDALLNGGGDKDNEEGLSKFTGDETISSLEEDALGEIGNISFGSSATALSSLLNQKVDITTPQISVLERKDLHDEFPKPHVAVGVTYTHGFSGQNVLVIRTKDAAIIADLMLGGDGTDPDEHLNEIALSAVQEAMNQMMGSAATSMSTIFNKKVDISPPAIDVLDLEEDEGTHKIPDEEVLVKVSFQLQVGNLIDSNIMQLIPVSFAKELVEELMNPQQEETAAEESFKTSEEPSSKNEPEPVQEQSSSQKQEEQRHSLPDNTFYESSTKTEASHTPQYVGGPSGQTAEDANVQTAEFQSFAPVQLNGSEQKNLDMLMDIPLKVTVELGRTKRSVREILELSSGSVLELDKLAGEPVDIHVNEKLMAKGEVVVIDENFGVRVTDILSPKERLTKLR, encoded by the coding sequence ATGAGTGATGATATGTTATCCCAGGATGAAATTGATGCGCTTTTGAACGGCGGGGGTGACAAAGACAACGAAGAGGGCCTCTCGAAATTTACAGGAGATGAAACGATTTCGTCGTTGGAGGAAGACGCCTTAGGTGAAATTGGCAACATTTCTTTCGGAAGTTCAGCGACTGCACTATCTTCTCTTTTAAATCAAAAGGTTGATATTACAACGCCGCAGATTTCAGTCTTAGAAAGGAAAGACTTACATGATGAATTCCCGAAGCCGCATGTAGCGGTAGGTGTTACCTATACACACGGCTTTTCAGGGCAAAATGTACTGGTCATACGAACGAAGGATGCCGCCATCATTGCAGATTTGATGCTTGGAGGTGACGGGACTGACCCGGATGAGCATCTGAATGAAATTGCATTGAGTGCTGTGCAAGAAGCGATGAATCAAATGATGGGTTCCGCGGCTACGAGTATGTCAACAATTTTCAACAAGAAAGTGGACATCTCACCCCCGGCTATTGATGTGCTGGATCTGGAGGAAGATGAAGGTACTCATAAGATTCCTGATGAGGAAGTGCTTGTAAAAGTCTCCTTTCAGCTCCAAGTAGGGAACTTAATCGATTCAAATATCATGCAGCTCATTCCAGTGAGTTTTGCGAAAGAACTTGTGGAAGAATTAATGAATCCACAGCAGGAAGAGACCGCGGCTGAGGAGAGTTTCAAGACTTCAGAAGAACCTTCTTCAAAGAACGAACCTGAACCGGTCCAAGAGCAGTCTTCTTCTCAGAAACAAGAAGAACAGAGACACAGCCTGCCTGACAACACATTCTATGAATCTTCTACTAAAACAGAGGCTTCTCATACTCCACAATACGTTGGAGGACCATCCGGCCAGACAGCTGAAGACGCAAATGTCCAAACCGCAGAGTTTCAAAGTTTCGCCCCTGTTCAATTGAACGGGTCTGAACAAAAGAACTTGGATATGTTGATGGACATTCCGTTGAAAGTAACGGTAGAGCTTGGTCGTACGAAGCGTTCTGTCAGAGAAATACTGGAATTATCATCAGGCTCAGTGCTGGAACTTGATAAATTAGCGGGAGAGCCCGTGGACATCCATGTCAATGAAAAATTGATGGCCAAAGGAGAAGTTGTCGTCATAGATGAGAACTTCGGCGTGCGGGTGACAGATATTTTGAGTCCGAAAGAACGTTTGACAAAATTACGATAA